The proteins below come from a single Bactrocera dorsalis isolate Fly_Bdor chromosome 5, ASM2337382v1, whole genome shotgun sequence genomic window:
- the LOC105224417 gene encoding serine/arginine repetitive matrix protein 2 isoform X12 has product MYNGIGLTTPRGSGTNGHVQRNWAFVRPGKKDNSNYRSEEDIKKLDATLNRPPNKDILDHDRKRKIEVKCIEFEEILEKQGRTPEEIKTKVDSYRQKLMGLGKSDLPKDEFGRIAVRETHQIAEAQQEKNAKLREAFNISEYFVEGSSFDSDRKAKEDLAKSLALQKELDAQRESAAASRDKEKEREDKRRYALVRTPSREKDIAGSGGSKGDSDNEAHEHASKSEKKKKKKRTRESSASPERKKDKKKKSKKHKKESKSKKKKSRKRKASESDSGDSDHGSDNEKPSSDSEYEQKKQRKRAKKDKKKRDKKKKKERNSSVEKSRSRSPERNGRSERKRSEERSSKRGGDRSTTRHRSKSVTKRTRERHSAERNVRNERKRSEERSRKRSERKSPRNASKSSTRNPFRSRSRERAAAAATTTTRRTPQKTQRRNSSAESRSRDHSRERVRDNERRSRRERNDHSRERRKEVSVERNARDSKRDVSRSVSRDRRRQNTPRPKHLRTRTRSRSKSSHRNNRRRSTSSPAADKLRKRTITPTVPPPKSAAADSVSPTRSDSVTRKNPFNPFKVDVSSLAGPASASEAKPMANPFKNVTEAVKLTKMPSRTRSPSAASNGPNRTGEGRSRSNKDINRASRGRSPVKEERASSVRSTHSSREARVAKNEKPFNREHSSERKRTPELRRSPARRERELKRDKEHSRERRNSSSRNRRSRSHNIQLTKRRERSHSSDRSASRADHEADRRRRSSRERRRTPESLSVEQRSRRELKERERSRERRVSREKRAEQRRSEDRRGRSSKKITPPPQRRRTRSRSPKATSRNRDATSPTITKSRSSREQSTSSRRRVEAEKASAPRSQSRNSSELSYSPARRNPERYRDILEAADNKRVKEKAVSPERETKKRNTDTETASHDTRKMRKMPEETANNERDGREHGGRIREHANSDSGRALDRDLERERERDAQRNADRNERPRSKEKRSRERKRERETRDSSSTKRGKPISGPVVRLQGQSEDENETDERPEKVAAALDEFQETKRGRELKDLEMLEQLKTDIAAKAKEKLKTIEKLAIGGGSMSNEPLVAALADSTLVDTIVSKVSTATVAAAESAARRSRSRSRRSRSRSRSRPRREAGGGGERSGGGTSRRHSNSRSRSSHYSSSSSRSHSRTRSRSHRSSRSRSHSHSSHSSCSTRSSSHSSSSSGSSGSSRTGSRSPSIPRRRGSPSFLDRRRITSRGREPTRERRSR; this is encoded by the exons ATGTACAACGGAATTGGTTTAACAACGCCACGCGGCTCCGGCACAAATGGACATGTACAACGGAATTGGGCATTTGTGAGGCCCGGCAAAAAAGACAATTCGAACTATCGTTCTGAAGAAGATATTAAAAAGCTAGATGCCACTTTAAATCGTCCCCCTAACAAGGACATTTTGGATCATGATCGTAAACGTAAAATTGAAGTAAAATGCATAGAATTTGAGGAAATCTTAGAAAAACAAGG gcgCACACCGgaggaaataaaaacaaaagttgatTCTTATCGGCAAAAATTAATGGGACTAGGTAAAAGTGATTTACCAAAGGATGAATTCGGAAGAATAGC TGTCCGTGAGACGCATCAAATTGCTGAAGCGCAACAGGAGAAAAACGCCAAACTACGCGAAGCCTTTAACATTTCCGAGTATTTTGTGGAAGGCTCCAGTTTTGATTCGGATCGCAAAGCTAAGGAAGATTTGGCTAAAAGTCTGGCGCTGCAAAAGGAACTGGATGCGCAACGCGAAAGCGCTGCAGCAAGCCGCGACAAGGAAAAGGAGCGCGAGGATAAGCGTCGTTATGCGTTAGTGCGTACGCCATCGCGTGAAAAAGACATTGCCGGTAGTGGCGGCAGCAAAGGTGATAGCGATAATGAAGCACATGAGCATGCTTCCAAATcggagaagaagaaaaagaagaaacgcaCGCGCGAGAG TTCTGCCAGCCCCGAACGTAAAAAGGATAAGaagaaaaagtctaaaaaacataaaaaagaaag TAAgtcgaagaagaagaaatcgAGAAAGCGTAAAGCCAGCGAGTCCGACAGCGGCGATTCCGATCATGGCTCTGACAACGAGAAACCCAGCAGCGATTCGGAGTATGAGCAGAAGAAGCAACGCAAGCGCGCCAAGAAGGACAAG AAAAAACGcgataagaagaagaaaaaggaaCGCAACAGTTCGGTGGAGAAATCGCGCTCAAG ATCTCCTGAACGTAACGGCCGGAGTGAGCGTAAGCGTTCAGAAGAGAGATCATCGAAGAGAGGCGGCGATCGCAGTACAACACGGCATAGATCAAAATCTGTCACAAAAAGAACACGCGAACGCCATTCAGCGGAAAGAAATGTGAGGAATGAGCGAAAACGTTCCGAAGAGCGTTCTAGGAAGCGAAGCGAACGGAAATCTCCGCGTAATGCATCCAAATCGTCGACCAGAAATCCCTTCCGTAGTCGTTCACGTGAacgtgcagcagcagcagcaacaacaacaacacgacgTACGCCACAAAAAACGCAACGTCGCAATTCGTCAGCGGAAAGTCGCAGCAGAGATCATTCCAGAGAGCGAGTACGCGATAATGAGCGTCGTAGCCGACGTGAACGCAATGATCATTCGCGTGAGCGTCGTAAGGAAGTGTCTGTGGAACGCAATGCGCGTGATAGTAAACGTGATGTGTCACGTTCAGTATCACGTGATAGGCGTAGGCAGAATACCCCACGACCGAAACATCTACGGACACGCACTCGTTCGCGTTCCAAATCATCGCATCGCAATAATCGTAGGCGCTCTACTTCCTCTCCCGCGGCTGATAAATTGCGCAAGCGTACTATAACACCAACGGTGCCGCCACCAAAGAGTGCTGCCGCTGACTCTGTTTCACCTACACGTTCCGATTCCGTCACCCGTAAAAATCCCTTCAATCCATTCAAAGTAGATGTGTCGTCTTTAGCCGGGCCTGCGTCGGCGAGTGAGGCGAAACCAATGGCGAATCCATTTAAAAATGTCACTGAAGCCGTAAAATTAACGAAGATGCCGAGTCGCACTCGTTCCCCATCTGCGGCAAGCAACGGTCCCAACCGTACTGGTGAGGGACGTTCGCGTTCGAATAAAGATATAAATCGTGCCAGTCGTGGTCGTTCGCCCGTTAAGGAAGAACGAGCATCTTCGGTGCGTTCAACACATTCAAGTCGGGAAGCTCGTGTagctaaaaatgaaaaaccattTAACAGAGAACACTCTAGCGAACGCAAAAGAACACCTGAGCTACGACGTTCGCCAGCACGACGTGAACGTGAGTTGAAAAGAGATAAAGAACATTCACGTGAGCGTAGAAATTCTTCGTCACGAAATCGGCGCTCGCGGTCACACAATATTCAGCTAACTAAACGACGCGAACGATCGCATAGTAGCGATCGATCTGCATCGCGTGCTGACCACGAGGCCGACAGACGTAGAAGAAGCTCTCGAGAACGGCGTAGAACACCCGAATCGCTATCGGTGGAACAACGTTCCCGTCGTGAATtgaaagaaagagaaagatCACGGGAACGTCGTGTCTCACGTGAAAAACGAGCTGAACAACGAAGATCTGAAGATCGTCGTGGACGTTCATCCAAGAAAATAACACCACCACCACAACGTCGTCGTACAAGATCACGTTCCCCTAAAGCAACGTCAAGAAATCGAGATGCTACGTCCCCCACAATCACAAAATCACGTTCATCACGTGAGCAGAGTACGTCGTCTAGAAGGCGCGTCGAAGCTGAAAAGGCAAGTGCACCACGCTCGCAATCGCGCAACTCGTCAGAACTCAGCTACTCACCGGCACGTCGTAATCCGGAACGTTATCGCGACATACTCGAAGCAGCCGATAACAAAAGGGTGAAAGAAAAAGCGGTATCACCAGAACGTGAGACAAAGAAACGCAATACCGACACTGAAACAGCGTCACATGACACACGTAAAATGCGCAAAATGCCCGAAGAGACCGCAAACAACGAGCGGGATGGCCGCGAGCATGGTGGGCGCATCAGAGAACATGCTAACAGTGACAGCGGTCGCGCACTTGATCGAGATCTGGAACGCGAACGCGAACGTGATGCTCAACGTAACGCCGATCGAAATGAGCGTCCGCGTAGCAAAGAAAAGCGCAGCAGGGAGCGCAAACGTGAGCGTGAAACTCGCGATTCTTCAAGCACGAAGCGTGGCAAACCCATATCAGGGCCCGTAGTACGCTTACAAGGTCAGAGTGAGGACGAAAACGAAACAGATGAGCGCCCGGAAAAGGTAGCCGCTGCGCTCGATGAATTCCAAGAAACCAAACGTGGACGTGAACTGAAAGACTTGGAAATGCTGGAACAGCTTAAAACGGACATAGCCGCCAAAGCAAAAGAGAAGTTGAAGACAATTGAGAAATTGGCCATTGGCGGAGGAAGCATGAGTAATGAA CCTCTGGTAGCGGCTCTAGCCGACAGTACGCTCGTCGATACAATTGTCTCGAAAGTGTCCACAGCCACAGTGGCCGCAGCTGAGAGTGCCGCACGCCGCAGTCGCAGTCGTTCAAGACGCAGTCGCAGCCGTAGCCGTAGCCGACCACGACGTGAAGCAGGTGGCGGTGGCGAACGGAGCGGCGGAGGAACCAGCCGTCGGCATTCCAATAGCCGATCACGTTCATC GCATTATTCGTCGTCGAGTAGTCGCAGCCATAGCCGTACACGTAGTCGTAGCCATCGCAGTTCACGTTCTCGCTCACATTCACACTCTTCGCATTCGAGCTGTTCGACGCGTAGTAGTTCACATAGCTCATCAAG ctCTGGCAGTTCCGGTTCCTCCCGTACGGGTTCACGTTCACCATCAATTCCCCGAAGGCGTGGATCTCCCAGTTTTCTCGATCGTCGCCGCATAACAAG cAGAGGACGCGAACCAACTCGCGAGCGCCGCAGTCGTTAG
- the LOC105224417 gene encoding trichohyalin isoform X3 — translation MLSSTIYAAPASEELTADVTFIMPKPSKKRRKRRKRCTTTAPTISSTTSTSTITRETDNTLSVATVSSSTSPCKSIATRRRATTKVRRYFQHDTREIVKTITENELNYAAVAKKFKPLTIATNNKNQAQKQKRIATKQPWHKQQLKTTKRQEQKPKMFSKYMGKSSPHFCSTTTTTAAKSTHSYCKCACAFATAAATAHAKYKQQKSNNCDNMSFDNKTNVMEQQQAAVVESAMIVEELLRKLLNAQHNNANAVSSQPPMLNLLQNTGITSATAPRMSLLDTLIGEQFQQTTSLCQQQLRHVVSVRETHQIAEAQQEKNAKLREAFNISEYFVEGSSFDSDRKAKEDLAKSLALQKELDAQRESAAASRDKEKEREDKRRYALVRTPSREKDIAGSGGSKGDSDNEAHEHASKSEKKKKKKRTRESSASPERKKDKKKKSKKHKKERQTNYEDFIISKSKKKKSRKRKASESDSGDSDHGSDNEKPSSDSEYEQKKQRKRAKKDKKKRDKKKKKERNSSVEKSRSRSPERNGRSERKRSEERSSKRGGDRSTTRHRSKSVTKRTRERHSAERNVRNERKRSEERSRKRSERKSPRNASKSSTRNPFRSRSRERAAAAATTTTRRTPQKTQRRNSSAESRSRDHSRERVRDNERRSRRERNDHSRERRKEVSVERNARDSKRDVSRSVSRDRRRQNTPRPKHLRTRTRSRSKSSHRNNRRRSTSSPAADKLRKRTITPTVPPPKSAAADSVSPTRSDSVTRKNPFNPFKVDVSSLAGPASASEAKPMANPFKNVTEAVKLTKMPSRTRSPSAASNGPNRTGEGRSRSNKDINRASRGRSPVKEERASSVRSTHSSREARVAKNEKPFNREHSSERKRTPELRRSPARRERELKRDKEHSRERRNSSSRNRRSRSHNIQLTKRRERSHSSDRSASRADHEADRRRRSSRERRRTPESLSVEQRSRRELKERERSRERRVSREKRAEQRRSEDRRGRSSKKITPPPQRRRTRSRSPKATSRNRDATSPTITKSRSSREQSTSSRRRVEAEKASAPRSQSRNSSELSYSPARRNPERYRDILEAADNKRVKEKAVSPERETKKRNTDTETASHDTRKMRKMPEETANNERDGREHGGRIREHANSDSGRALDRDLERERERDAQRNADRNERPRSKEKRSRERKRERETRDSSSTKRGKPISGPVVRLQGQSEDENETDERPEKVAAALDEFQETKRGRELKDLEMLEQLKTDIAAKAKEKLKTIEKLAIGGGSMSNEVSENNNNEQQRYKRGGMRNSLNEFLAANNVAAAVVAVSTNSNRNNNSNSNHTNNSNNNNSSNISTNSSHTVTQATKEAEGSGNKTPPLAAIYPQPLEVQMANDNQAKTEVPNNAILESDKEKDTVKVQTQEQQKDNTPQTDCKAVTAANGQAAKSPILANRNENTTHIVNVRSIPTTMGRQQIPLRRGARRTTPPPLILHPRKSHHRVKINTPSGGVALINAPPMTGGPPTNYTHYGGGGGGGPNTPANAAGAGGGVYARQMSGRVNHHHHHNNPPLIAHAPHTFNPLLSKHYNSGLNSLNNNTMLISRREHHHRCAMGLNANVNAQLTSINYTNNSLLLTPNNSHHHAHHHHSHQHPHSANATTVLSDQLLIAASLAAVSGSGGGGGGSGVGGIGGHHARGHHHDIGSGANHHHGYNTAAVAAAAASSLSYHHHHHHHQHSNKPKIIIKPFKINDPQPLVAALADSTLVDTIVSKVSTATVAAAESAARRSRSRSRRSRSRSRSRPRREAGGGGERSGGGTSRRHSNSRSRSSHYSSSSSRSHSRTRSRSHRSSRSRSHSHSSHSSCSTRSSSHSSSSSGSSGSSRTGSRSPSIPRRRGSPSFLDRRRITSRGREPTRERRSR, via the exons ATGCTTTCGTCAACCATATATGCGGCTCCAGCTTCCGAAGAGCTAACTGCAGATGTGACATTCATAATGCCGAAGCCATCGAAAAAGAGACGAAAGCGACGAAAACGTTGCACCACCACAGCACCAACAATTTCCTCCACAACGTCCACGTCTACCATAACAAGAGAAACCGATAATACACTCTCCGTAGCCACAGTTTCCAGCAGCACCAGCCCCTGCAAGAGCATAGCAACGCGTCGCCGTGCTACCACCAAAGTGCGACGGTACTTCCAACATGACACACGTGAAATTGTCAAAACGATAACAGAGAATGAACTCAACTATGCCGCCgtcgcaaaaaaatttaagccaCTTACAATTGCAacgaataataaaaatcaagcacaaaaacaaaagcgaatTGCCACAAAACAACCGTGGCATAAACAACAGCTGAAAACGACGAAACGTCAAGAGCAAAAGCCGAAAATGTTCTCAAAATATATGGGAAAATCTTCTCCACACTTttgttcaacaacaacaacaacagctgccaAATCAACGCACTCGTACTGCAAATGCGCATGTGCTTttgccaccgccgccgccactGCTCatgcaaaatataaacaacaaaaaagcaacaattgTGACAACATGTCATTTGATAACAAAACCAATGTAAtggaacaacaacaagctgcgGTAGTTGAATCAGCAATGATTGTCGAAGAGTTATTGCGAAAATTACTCAATGCACAGCACAATAATGCGAACGCGGTCAGCTCCCAGCCACCAATGTTGAATTTATTACAAAACACTGGCATAACTTCCGCCACTGCGCCACGCATGTCACTCCTAGATACGCTAATTGGCGAGCAATTTCAGCAAACGACAAGTCTGTGCCAGCAGCAACTTAGACATGTCGTTAG TGTCCGTGAGACGCATCAAATTGCTGAAGCGCAACAGGAGAAAAACGCCAAACTACGCGAAGCCTTTAACATTTCCGAGTATTTTGTGGAAGGCTCCAGTTTTGATTCGGATCGCAAAGCTAAGGAAGATTTGGCTAAAAGTCTGGCGCTGCAAAAGGAACTGGATGCGCAACGCGAAAGCGCTGCAGCAAGCCGCGACAAGGAAAAGGAGCGCGAGGATAAGCGTCGTTATGCGTTAGTGCGTACGCCATCGCGTGAAAAAGACATTGCCGGTAGTGGCGGCAGCAAAGGTGATAGCGATAATGAAGCACATGAGCATGCTTCCAAATcggagaagaagaaaaagaagaaacgcaCGCGCGAGAG TTCTGCCAGCCCCGAACGTAAAAAGGATAAGaagaaaaagtctaaaaaacataaaaaagaaag ACAAACCAATTATGAAGATTTTATAATAAG TAAgtcgaagaagaagaaatcgAGAAAGCGTAAAGCCAGCGAGTCCGACAGCGGCGATTCCGATCATGGCTCTGACAACGAGAAACCCAGCAGCGATTCGGAGTATGAGCAGAAGAAGCAACGCAAGCGCGCCAAGAAGGACAAG AAAAAACGcgataagaagaagaaaaaggaaCGCAACAGTTCGGTGGAGAAATCGCGCTCAAG ATCTCCTGAACGTAACGGCCGGAGTGAGCGTAAGCGTTCAGAAGAGAGATCATCGAAGAGAGGCGGCGATCGCAGTACAACACGGCATAGATCAAAATCTGTCACAAAAAGAACACGCGAACGCCATTCAGCGGAAAGAAATGTGAGGAATGAGCGAAAACGTTCCGAAGAGCGTTCTAGGAAGCGAAGCGAACGGAAATCTCCGCGTAATGCATCCAAATCGTCGACCAGAAATCCCTTCCGTAGTCGTTCACGTGAacgtgcagcagcagcagcaacaacaacaacacgacgTACGCCACAAAAAACGCAACGTCGCAATTCGTCAGCGGAAAGTCGCAGCAGAGATCATTCCAGAGAGCGAGTACGCGATAATGAGCGTCGTAGCCGACGTGAACGCAATGATCATTCGCGTGAGCGTCGTAAGGAAGTGTCTGTGGAACGCAATGCGCGTGATAGTAAACGTGATGTGTCACGTTCAGTATCACGTGATAGGCGTAGGCAGAATACCCCACGACCGAAACATCTACGGACACGCACTCGTTCGCGTTCCAAATCATCGCATCGCAATAATCGTAGGCGCTCTACTTCCTCTCCCGCGGCTGATAAATTGCGCAAGCGTACTATAACACCAACGGTGCCGCCACCAAAGAGTGCTGCCGCTGACTCTGTTTCACCTACACGTTCCGATTCCGTCACCCGTAAAAATCCCTTCAATCCATTCAAAGTAGATGTGTCGTCTTTAGCCGGGCCTGCGTCGGCGAGTGAGGCGAAACCAATGGCGAATCCATTTAAAAATGTCACTGAAGCCGTAAAATTAACGAAGATGCCGAGTCGCACTCGTTCCCCATCTGCGGCAAGCAACGGTCCCAACCGTACTGGTGAGGGACGTTCGCGTTCGAATAAAGATATAAATCGTGCCAGTCGTGGTCGTTCGCCCGTTAAGGAAGAACGAGCATCTTCGGTGCGTTCAACACATTCAAGTCGGGAAGCTCGTGTagctaaaaatgaaaaaccattTAACAGAGAACACTCTAGCGAACGCAAAAGAACACCTGAGCTACGACGTTCGCCAGCACGACGTGAACGTGAGTTGAAAAGAGATAAAGAACATTCACGTGAGCGTAGAAATTCTTCGTCACGAAATCGGCGCTCGCGGTCACACAATATTCAGCTAACTAAACGACGCGAACGATCGCATAGTAGCGATCGATCTGCATCGCGTGCTGACCACGAGGCCGACAGACGTAGAAGAAGCTCTCGAGAACGGCGTAGAACACCCGAATCGCTATCGGTGGAACAACGTTCCCGTCGTGAATtgaaagaaagagaaagatCACGGGAACGTCGTGTCTCACGTGAAAAACGAGCTGAACAACGAAGATCTGAAGATCGTCGTGGACGTTCATCCAAGAAAATAACACCACCACCACAACGTCGTCGTACAAGATCACGTTCCCCTAAAGCAACGTCAAGAAATCGAGATGCTACGTCCCCCACAATCACAAAATCACGTTCATCACGTGAGCAGAGTACGTCGTCTAGAAGGCGCGTCGAAGCTGAAAAGGCAAGTGCACCACGCTCGCAATCGCGCAACTCGTCAGAACTCAGCTACTCACCGGCACGTCGTAATCCGGAACGTTATCGCGACATACTCGAAGCAGCCGATAACAAAAGGGTGAAAGAAAAAGCGGTATCACCAGAACGTGAGACAAAGAAACGCAATACCGACACTGAAACAGCGTCACATGACACACGTAAAATGCGCAAAATGCCCGAAGAGACCGCAAACAACGAGCGGGATGGCCGCGAGCATGGTGGGCGCATCAGAGAACATGCTAACAGTGACAGCGGTCGCGCACTTGATCGAGATCTGGAACGCGAACGCGAACGTGATGCTCAACGTAACGCCGATCGAAATGAGCGTCCGCGTAGCAAAGAAAAGCGCAGCAGGGAGCGCAAACGTGAGCGTGAAACTCGCGATTCTTCAAGCACGAAGCGTGGCAAACCCATATCAGGGCCCGTAGTACGCTTACAAGGTCAGAGTGAGGACGAAAACGAAACAGATGAGCGCCCGGAAAAGGTAGCCGCTGCGCTCGATGAATTCCAAGAAACCAAACGTGGACGTGAACTGAAAGACTTGGAAATGCTGGAACAGCTTAAAACGGACATAGCCGCCAAAGCAAAAGAGAAGTTGAAGACAATTGAGAAATTGGCCATTGGCGGAGGAAGCATGAGTAATGAAGTAagtgaaaacaataacaatgaacAACAACGCTACAAGCGCGGTGGCATGCGAAATTCGTTGAACGAGTTTCTAGCGGCCAACAATGTAGCGGCCGCCGTTGTTGCTGTATCAACGAACTCTAATAGAAATAACAACAGTAATAGTAATCATAcaaataatagcaacaataataacagtaGCAATATTAGTACTAACAGTAGCCATACCGTAACACAAGCAACCAAGGAAGCCGAAGGTAGTGGCAATAAGACGCCGCCATTGGCTGCGATTTATCCCCAACCATTGGAAGTCCAAATGGCAAATGATAATCAAGCTAAAACCGAAGTACCAAATAATGCAATATTAGAAAGTGATAAGGAAAAGGATACGGTAAAAGTGCAaacacaagaacaacaaaaggACAATACGCCGCAGACCGATTGCAAGGCCGTCACTGCAGCAAATGGTCAGGCGGCAAAGAGTCCAATATTAGCAAATCGAAATGAAAACACCACGCATATAGTAAATGTGCGAAGTATACCGACAACAATGGGTCGTCAGCAAATACCATTGCGTCGTGGAGCACGTCGTACAACGCCGCCACCATTGATCTTACATCCGCGGAAATCGCATCACAGGGTAAAAATCAATACACCCAGCGGTGGTGTCGCACTCATTAATGCGCCTCCCATGACTGGCGGTCCTCCCACTAATTACACGCATTAcggcggtggcggcggcggcgggcCCAACACACCAGCCAATGCCGCCGGTGCTGGCGGTGGTGTTTATGCGCGTCAAATGTCTGGCCGTGTTAATCATCATCACCACCACAACAATCCGCCATTAATCGCGCATGCGCCGCATACCTTCAATCCGTTGCTAAGTAAACATTATAACAGCGGTCTCAACAGCTTAAACAATAACACAATGCTAATTAGTCGACGTGAGCATCATCATCGCTGTGCGATGGGTTTAAATGCTAACGTTAATGCTCAACTCACTTCAATTAATTATACTAATAACAGCTTACTACTAACACCAAATAACAGTCATCATCACGCACACCACCATCATTCGCACCAACATCCGCACAGCGCCAATGCCACAACGGTACTAAGCGATCAACTGTTGATCGCCGCCTCGTTGGCCGCCGTGTCGGGCagtggtggcggtggtggtggcagCGGTGTTGGCGGCATCGGTGGTCATCACGCGCGTGGTCACCATCATGATATAGGCAGTGGCGCGAACCATCATCACGGCTATAATACGGCGGCAGTagccgctgctgctgcttctaGTTTAAGTTATCATCACCACCATCATCACCACCAACATTCGAATAAaccgaaaattataataaagccTTTTAAAATTAACGATCCACAGCCTCTGGTAGCGGCTCTAGCCGACAGTACGCTCGTCGATACAATTGTCTCGAAAGTGTCCACAGCCACAGTGGCCGCAGCTGAGAGTGCCGCACGCCGCAGTCGCAGTCGTTCAAGACGCAGTCGCAGCCGTAGCCGTAGCCGACCACGACGTGAAGCAGGTGGCGGTGGCGAACGGAGCGGCGGAGGAACCAGCCGTCGGCATTCCAATAGCCGATCACGTTCATC GCATTATTCGTCGTCGAGTAGTCGCAGCCATAGCCGTACACGTAGTCGTAGCCATCGCAGTTCACGTTCTCGCTCACATTCACACTCTTCGCATTCGAGCTGTTCGACGCGTAGTAGTTCACATAGCTCATCAAG ctCTGGCAGTTCCGGTTCCTCCCGTACGGGTTCACGTTCACCATCAATTCCCCGAAGGCGTGGATCTCCCAGTTTTCTCGATCGTCGCCGCATAACAAG cAGAGGACGCGAACCAACTCGCGAGCGCCGCAGTCGTTAG